ATGTATTCTTATACATTATCATTATTAAGGAACGGATATTTGACTATTGAAATAAAAATTTTAAGCTAAGGAACAAGTAAAAAGTAGTAATTTGACAATTATTAAAGAAGCTAGATTATTTATTAAGATATCGTCCTTATAGTTTCTTATTACGTAATTTCCATTATGTAGTTAAGAGGTTGTGCTCCAGTACGTCCTTCTTGTATATATGTACATAAATTATTTAGGACTATAACCCCAATAAGCATTTATAGATCCGTTCCTTAATTAGCATTACCTAAGACGTTGTTTTATTAGTTAAACACTTCGAGATTTTATCTGTAAAAAGTTAAAGTATCAATATTATTTAACGAAAATTTAATGAATCTTTATTGAAGTTACTTAAAAATTTTTAGCGTTTACCTTATAAGCAAGTAGCTAAAAGATAATCGATGCGCAAACCGCAGATGATAAATAAAATGGATGCGGAAAAACAAACTCAAAATAGTGAAAACCCAAAGCCTTATTTTGTAAAGTTTGAGACTCCTAAGGAGCTAATTGATGCGACTTATGAAGTATTACGTCAAGCAAGGCAAACAGGAAAGATAAGAAAAGGAACAAATGAAGTTACAAAAGCGATTGAGAGAGGCATAGCGAAACTTGTGGTAATTAGCGAGGATGTCGAACCCCCTGAAATAGTTGCTCATCTACCTATACTTTGTGAAGAAAGAAAAGTGACATTTATCTTTGTTCCGAGTAAAGCCCAGATAGGTTCGGCTCTTGGAATCGATGTATCTGCTGCATCAGCATGCGTAATAGAGTCTGGAGAGGCAGCAAGTATTTTGGATCAGATCATCGATGCTGTTTCAAAGCTCAAGAAAAGTTAAAAATGAAGATATTTATCTAAAATTAAATATTTTTTCTTGTGTCTTAAGATCATCTGTGCTTTATCTAGATCGTAATCCGTTTTGAAAATATCTTTTAAAGCTTCAGCGGCAACTACCTTTCCAACAAATATCATATGATCGCCTGTTTCAAGCTTTAAGACTAACTCACATTCTAAATGACCTATACATTCATTTATCAAAGGTGGCTTGACAATCTTAGCTGGCGAAGCTGTCAGACCTGATTTTTTAAACTTATCTATGTCCTTTCCAGACACACTCCCTAAGTAGTCGATCTGTTTAGCAAGTTTTTTGGACGGTATATTGATTACAAACTCGCGAGTTTCTGTTATTAATTTATATGAGTATCTTTTCAGGGCCATACTTATAGCTATTAAAGGGGGATCGAATGATGTTGGCATCGTCCAAGCCATTGGGATTATATTAGGCTTTCCTGAACTATCGATACACGTGATCAATACAACAGGTCTTGGGTACATCAACCTGGTACATATATCAAATTGAACATCAATTTTCTCATTGATTTGGTTCAATGTTCTATTGATTTTCCAAAAGCTTAGATTAATATCTTTTCTATTTATTTAGCGAAAAAAAATATTTGGATTAAATCTTGGAAAATGATAACATTAGAATTTATAATCAAAGTATATCTACAATTATAAATTCATTTCAGTATCTTTTATCATCTAATTTTTTCATTAACCAACCTTCGAGAGAGCTTTTATTGGGATTGGTACGACCTTTCTATAAATTTCATACATACTCTTTTTCTTTCCATTTACAGTCAATAATCGATCGACCGAAATCCCATACAACCTCTCGTTTTCTTTCAAA
This window of the Candidatus Methylarchaceae archaeon HK02M2 genome carries:
- a CDS encoding flavin reductase family protein codes for the protein MYPRPVVLITCIDSSGKPNIIPMAWTMPTSFDPPLIAISMALKRYSYKLITETREFVINIPSKKLAKQIDYLGSVSGKDIDKFKKSGLTASPAKIVKPPLINECIGHLECELVLKLETGDHMIFVGKVVAAEALKDIFKTDYDLDKAQMILRHKKKYLILDKYLHF
- the rpl7ae gene encoding 50S ribosomal protein L7Ae, producing the protein MDAEKQTQNSENPKPYFVKFETPKELIDATYEVLRQARQTGKIRKGTNEVTKAIERGIAKLVVISEDVEPPEIVAHLPILCEERKVTFIFVPSKAQIGSALGIDVSAASACVIESGEAASILDQIIDAVSKLKKS